From a region of the Sulfuriferula plumbiphila genome:
- the glyS gene encoding glycine--tRNA ligase subunit beta gives MTDTLLIELLTEELPPKSLNKLSDAFASGIFNSLKAQGFVAGDAGFKAYATPRRLAVVIPHVVAIQPEREVERKGPTLAAGMQNGQPTPALLGFARSCGVEVNALATANDGRQECYVFRSTKAGAALAQHLAGMVAETLKKLPVARLMRWGDSDVEFVRPVHGLVMLHGDQLVPGEVLGLASGKSTLGHRFLSTGVVGIAHASDYAATLMQVGHVMAGYAERRAAIRAQLAALAGDAQVLWDEALLDEVTALVEYPMVYAGTYSADFLAVPQECLILSMKQNQKYFPLADHNGKLLPRFLVVSNLKTDDPSHIIHGNQRVLRARLSDAKFFFDQDRKIRLDARVEKLAQVVYHNKLGSQLQRVERIQKLAGSIARLLHADDAAVQRAAYLAKADLLTDMVGEFPELQGVMGAYYARYDGESDIVASAIAAHYQPRFAGDAIPAGKVAASVALADKLDTLIGIFGIGLIPTGDKDPFGLRRAALGILRILVEAQLPLELPQLLEQSRATFPDGVVADSVAVDVYTFMLERMRGYLKEKGYQAGEIEAVLAGNPARMDLILARIEAVQAFRKLPEAAALAAANKRIRNILKKTAAPDGAADIALMQEAAEKALFATINQLIPVVESYAANGDYADALTTLASARIGVDRFFDEVMVMADEPLIRNNRLALLSALGRLMNRVADISALSS, from the coding sequence ATGACCGATACACTGCTGATCGAACTGCTCACCGAAGAGCTGCCCCCCAAATCCCTCAACAAGCTGTCTGACGCGTTCGCCAGCGGTATTTTCAATAGCCTCAAGGCACAAGGTTTTGTTGCTGGCGATGCCGGATTTAAAGCCTATGCCACGCCGCGCCGACTGGCGGTGGTGATCCCCCATGTCGTCGCCATCCAACCCGAGCGCGAAGTCGAGCGTAAAGGCCCGACGCTGGCGGCGGGCATGCAAAATGGCCAGCCAACACCGGCTTTGCTGGGTTTTGCCCGCTCCTGTGGCGTGGAGGTGAACGCGCTCGCCACCGCCAATGATGGCAGGCAGGAATGCTACGTGTTCCGCAGCACCAAAGCGGGCGCAGCGCTGGCGCAGCATCTGGCGGGGATGGTGGCAGAGACGCTGAAAAAACTGCCGGTCGCCAGGCTCATGCGCTGGGGCGATTCTGATGTGGAGTTCGTGCGTCCGGTGCATGGACTGGTCATGCTGCACGGCGATCAGCTTGTGCCCGGTGAAGTGCTGGGGCTGGCCAGCGGCAAGTCCACACTGGGACACCGTTTCCTTTCCACTGGCGTGGTGGGCATTGCCCACGCCAGCGACTACGCCGCCACGCTGATGCAAGTCGGTCATGTGATGGCGGGTTACGCCGAACGTCGCGCCGCCATCCGCGCCCAGCTTGCAGCACTTGCCGGCGACGCTCAGGTGCTATGGGACGAGGCGCTGCTGGACGAAGTGACCGCGCTGGTCGAATATCCCATGGTTTACGCGGGCACATATAGCGCAGATTTCCTCGCCGTGCCGCAGGAGTGCCTGATACTGTCGATGAAGCAGAATCAGAAATATTTTCCGCTGGCCGACCACAACGGCAAGCTGCTGCCGCGTTTCCTGGTGGTGTCCAACCTGAAAACTGACGACCCCAGCCATATCATCCACGGCAACCAGCGGGTGCTGCGTGCACGCCTATCCGACGCCAAATTCTTTTTCGACCAGGATAGAAAAATCCGCCTGGACGCGCGCGTGGAAAAACTCGCTCAGGTGGTGTACCACAACAAACTCGGCTCCCAGTTACAGCGCGTCGAACGCATCCAGAAGCTGGCTGGCAGCATCGCGCGCCTATTGCACGCGGATGACGCCGCCGTCCAGCGCGCCGCGTATCTCGCCAAGGCCGACCTGCTCACCGACATGGTGGGCGAATTCCCTGAACTGCAAGGCGTGATGGGCGCCTATTATGCCCGCTACGACGGCGAGTCAGACATCGTGGCCAGCGCGATCGCCGCCCATTACCAGCCGCGCTTTGCCGGTGACGCCATCCCCGCCGGCAAGGTCGCCGCGAGTGTGGCACTGGCCGACAAACTCGACACGCTGATTGGCATCTTCGGTATTGGCTTGATCCCCACCGGCGACAAAGACCCCTTTGGCCTGCGTCGCGCGGCGCTGGGCATACTGCGCATTCTGGTGGAAGCCCAACTGCCGCTGGAACTGCCCCAGTTGCTGGAACAGTCTCGCGCCACTTTCCCCGACGGGGTGGTCGCCGACAGCGTGGCGGTGGATGTGTACACTTTCATGCTGGAGCGCATGCGTGGTTACCTGAAAGAAAAAGGCTATCAGGCCGGTGAAATCGAAGCCGTGCTGGCAGGCAATCCCGCCCGCATGGATTTGATCCTGGCGCGCATTGAGGCCGTGCAGGCCTTCCGCAAGCTGCCGGAGGCTGCGGCACTTGCCGCTGCCAACAAACGCATCCGCAATATCCTGAAAAAGACCGCCGCCCCCGACGGCGCGGCGGATATCGCCCTGATGCAGGAAGCTGCGGAAAAAGCGCTGTTCGCCACCATCAACCAGCTGATCCCGGTGGTGGAATCCTATGCCGCCAACGGCGACTACGCTGACGCGCTGACCACGCTCGCCAGTGCCCGCATCGGGGTGGATCGTTTTTTCGACGAAGTGATGGTAATGGCCGATGAACCGCTGATTCGCAACAACCGCCTGGCGCTGCTAAGCGCACTTGGCAGGTTGATGA